The genomic interval GTAGAATTATGGCAAAAAGAGTTTGCTATTTTGGAATTTAGTCAGTTTTTCCAAAACTTTCAACCACCGCAATCTGTTTTGTTAAATTTCCCAGACATAGAAGCCCAAATTAAGCTTTGGGGAGAAACGCGAAATCTTTTGGATGTGGCATACTTAATCCTCAGAAGTGCTGTTTTCCGCACCGAAAGTCGTGGCGGTCATTATCGCGCTGATTTTCCTGAAACTTCCCCAGAATGGCAAGTTCACACATTAGTTAAAAATAATCAATGGTGGAAATCTTCTGTTTTGGGGAGTGGGGACTAGGGATTGGGTACTGGGAAAGTTTTTTATTAGACTTTTGGCAAAGTTAGAAATCTTGGTTTTTTTACCACAGATATCCACAGATAAACACAGATAAACACAGATGAAGATAGAGATTTTATATTTTGGCAATAGGTCTGTATTTTTTCCCTAAAATCCCTCAAAACAGAGTTTCTTTATCCTGTTGTTGTGGTGTCTTTTGGATATGAGAAAGTCTCTAACATTGATTAGTTTAAATGTGGGATTGTTGATGATTGCTTACGGATGCTTACTAGCTTTTTGGCAGCAATCTGTAAATATTAATCCGGTATCATCTAATTTATTAATTCCCGAACTTCCCGATCCCAAAATTTTACTTCGAGATGCTCCTAAACCTCCAAAGAGTTTACCAGTTTTGTTGCCTGTGAAAACTCTTTTACCTGATTATATCGGAATTGATGAACAAATTTGGGGGGAAAATCAACAAGATGGGGATCGAATTGCGTTGTTAAAATCGATCGACAATAGTTTACGTTATCTTTCTTCTCCCCAAGCAATTACTGATTACCAAAAGTATAAGATTCCGGGAGTTACACGCGATCGCATAATTCGCAGTTTAACCAGATTTCGCCAATTGGTAAGAACTTCTCGGAATGCAGCAGAACTCTGGTCGGCGGTACAAAAAGAGTTTGTTCTTTACCAGTCTATCGGTAGAGATGGCTTGGGAAATGTATTGTTTACTGCTTATTATGAACCACTTTATGAGGCGAGTCGAACACCTACCGCAGAATATCGCTATCCTATTTATCGTTTACCTGCTAATTTGAAATCTTGGGCAAAACCTCATCCTACTAGAGAACAGTTGGAAGGAAAAGATGGTTTGCAAGGGAATAAAGGTAAATTAAAGGGATTAGAATTGTTTTGGTTGCGCGATCGTTTCGACGCTTATTTAATTCATATTCAAGGTTCAGCTAAACTACGGTTAACTGATGGTAAGATTACCACTGTTGGTTATGCAGGAAATACAGCTTATAACTATAGTAGTATTGGCAAGGCTTTGGCAGATGATGGGAAGTTACCGTTAGAAAATCTAACGATGCCAGTGATTTTGCAATATTTTCAACAAAATCCCCAGGAATTAGATAATTATTTGCCACGCGATCGTAGTTTTGTGTTTTTTCAGGAAAATTATGGTCGTCGGGCGACGGGTAGCATTAGCGTACCATTAACAGCAGATAGATCGATCGCCACTGACAAATCCATTATGCCCCCAGGCGCTTTAGCTTTAATCCACGCACCTTTTCCCTTCGCCAAAGATGGTGAGCCAAAAATGCAGTTTAACACCGTGTCGCGCTACGTACTCGATCAAGATACGGGAGGAGCAATCAAAGGTGCGGGAAGAGTAGACTATTTCGTCGGAACTGGAAAAATAGCTGGGGAAAGAGCAGGAATGACTGTAAGTAATGGATATCTTTTCTATTTATTACTTAAACAGTAAACTGGGATGATTTAGAAAAATTTAGCGAGTTCCAGAGCCTTGTCCACTTTCGGTAGGCCCACCATTGTTCGGTGGGTCATAATCTTCATAAATTGGTGACACAGCGGTTGATTGCTCTACACTGGAAAACTGTCTTAGCTGATTGCTTATCGCAGTTGCACTTGAACTCTCAGGAACAACTACCTGTAATCCTACAATCAGAGTTCCTAAACTGGCTAAGCGTAAAAAGGTGTCCATAATACATCAAACCTTATCTGCTTAATATATAGTATATATACCTAAAAGAACTTTGTCAGTAGATTTCCGCAAAATACTAACTGATAAATAAAACTGATTATTCAAAGTTAAGTAAACTTATCGTTGCGGCTAATCTACTTTATTAGATATGTACACAAGTTTTTGGCTTAATCCGTAGATTTAAGATAAACTTCACAGTAATATTACGGTTTAACATCAAATATTCAAGTAAGTTAACAGAAGGTATAGTTATTTTTTCCTAGTTCTTTAGCAGAGTACATTGCAGTATCAGCATTTTTAATCAAAGTTTCTATGTCTTCACCGTTGAGGGGAAAGACGCTAATCCCAATGCTGGTAGAGATGCGAATTTTGTGACCTTGCAAAATAAAAGGTTGATTAATCGTTGTCAAAATTTTGTCGGCTACTTTGGCAATATCAGGTAAGCTGGGAATCCCCGACAAAATCACTGTAAACTCGTCACCTCCTAAACGTGAAACAGTGTCGCTACTGCGTAAACAACGCTTGAGCCTTTCGGCTACGGTTTGTAAGAGTAAATCTCCTATGTCATGTCCTTTGGTATCGTTAATCAACTTAAAACCATCTAAATCAAGGAATAGCAGGGCTACTAACTGATGATTGTGATGTGCCCATTCAATTGACTGACTTAAGCGTTCATGAAAAAGTTTCCGATTGGGTAGTCCAGTGAGAGTATCATGATAAGCTAAGTAGCGCAAACGGTCTTCGGAAAGTTTTAACTCTGTGTTGGAGCGAACTAATTCAGCTGCGGTACGTTTGAGGTGTTCTTCTAGCTGCTTTCGTTCTGTAATGTCACGAATTACTCCGACTAAAAAGACGTTACCTGCGGGGTCTTTATGCAGCGACCTTTTGGTGGCAATATGATGGGTAATTCCTTGAGAGTTGGTAAATTTTTCTTCATTTTCTGTAGCTTTACCGCTTTGAAATACTAATTGGTCTTGATGCCAAAAATTCTTGGCTTCTTGATGCGGAAAAAAGTCAAAATCTGTTTTTTCTAGGAGTTGGTCTAGGGGATGACCAATAAATTTACAGTATGCTTGGTTTAAAACAATCCAACGATGGTGTTTGTCTTTAACAAAAATTGGATCGGGAATCGCGTCAATGAGATTTTGTAAGAATTCTTTGGAACGTTTTAATTCTTCTTTGAGGTGAGCGACGAAGGAGGTGATAAGTGTTGCTGAACCTAAAAGTCCCAGCATTGGTGGGATAAAAGGCAACCACCAACCTATTAAAAAGGCGAAATAGCTAATGATAAATAAGCTGAAGCTAGCTAAAAATAAATAAAGGACGGAGAGTTTGACAGAGGACGATCGCCAAATAAAGATTGCGCCTAACCAAGTCCATACTAAAATCCATAATAATTCTAACCATTCCGGCCAAACCTGAAATAAAACTGTTTTTCCTTCAGCGGCGTTAAGAATTTGGCTAATAAAATTTGCTTGTAATTCTACACCGGAAATTGGTTGGCTGGCGCTCAAGAAAAAACCTGTGCTGTGAGGTGTTAAGAAAAGGTCTTTCAGGGATTCAGCCGTTGAGCCGATTAAGACAATGCGATCGCGTACCCACTCTGCTGGCACTTCCCCAGATAACATTTGCGCCAGAGAAACTGTCCGAAAGCTGCCTGCTGGCCCTTGGAAATTCCCTAAGATTTGGTAGCCGCCAGCATCAGTCCTCACGTAACCACCATCATTTGGTTCAAATCGCTTGAATACAGCTTGACCTAACTGTAAATAACGGTTACTGTTTTTAGCAGACTCTGGTTTAATGTTTTTCGCCTGGAGATAGTGTAAAGCTAGCTTGAGAGCGAAACTAGTGCGAGGTCGATCTTTAATATGCCAGTACAATAAGTTGCGGCGTACTTTGCCATCAGGATCGACGATGACGTTATTGAAACCTACTTGTCCTTTCTGTTGCAAAACTGGAGGCGCTTCTACTCCAGGGCTGTTTTTAGTTCCTAATTGTTCAATTCCTACTAAGTTGGGTGTTGTCTGCGCTACTTCTAACCATTCAGTATGTCCCGGTGGGACTGGCAGGTCTCTGTAGATATCTAAACCAATAGCACGGGGTTTTAGAGAACTGATTTTCGTGATTAACTCCGACATATTGCGATCGGGAATCGGCCAACTGCCAATCTGCTGAATATCAGCTTCCTGAATACCCACTATTAGTATTCGTTCATCAGCTAATAGAGGTGGACGTAGCCGAAAAAACTGGTCGAAGGCTTCCCATTCCCCAAATTGCAACAGTCCCATCAACCGCAGGCCAATTAAGCCAGATGCAACAATGCTGAAGCTAATCCAAACCCTTCGATCCTCTTTTAGCCTTTGTGCAAGTTTTCTCATCAGCCTTATGACCCTTGTTCCCAACTGTAAAATCATCGCTGTCACCGAGTTTTTGAGGTTATTGCAGTGCTTATCCTTAATTAATAGCCAATGCCAAGGCAAATCAGTGAAATTGGGTTTGTAGACCCCTCAGATAAAGGCAAGGGATTCTCAGATTCAGAACATCGCCAGACTAGAGAAGTAAACTACGAGGAGAGTAAAATTACGTATTCTTTTTTTTAAATTAAATTCATTTTCTCAGTACATATAGCTATTGCAGCTTATGGTTACCTGAAGTAAAGCAATATTCTTTACGGAAACTTTATGATAACTTTACAGGTAGCTTACAGATTTTACTAAATCTTTAAACTACTCCATAATAATTCTTGTTATCCTCACTAAGTAAGGTCAGTGTTTCTACGGAATGGGTTATGAAATAGCCAGTAAGTAGTAAGTTAATCATCGACTTGTTATTGCTAAAGGAGGCTAAGTGGTGACTGTCTCTCTACTAACAAACTTAACCGATTTTTTCCCCTCCAGCATTTCCTGTCAATTCTGGAAACTAGAAACTAGTCAAAACACCACAAAAATAAAAATTAATTCAGTCATTCATTCAACAGTTATTTTTTAGTGAGACAAATTTATGAAATCGGTCAACATTCTAAATTTATCAATTGATAATTTATCCAAGGTAGAATTATTGGACAAACTAGAGTCAGGTGGTGTAGTGTTTACACCAAATGTAGACCATTTGATCAAGTTACAAAAAGACCAAGAGTTTTACAAGGCTTATGATATTGCAACTTATAAGGTTTGTGATAGTCAGATAGTCATGTATGCTTCTAAGTTTTTAGGTACTCCTTTAAAAGAGAAGATTTCTGGTTCAGATTTGTTCCCGGCTTTTTATAATTATTACAAAGACAATGAAAACATTAAAATTTTCTTGTTAGGAGCGGCAGAAGGAGTCGCAAAAAAGGCTCAAGAACAAATTAACCATAAAGTAGGCAGAAATATGATTGTAGCTTCTTATTCTCCTTCTTTTGGGTTTGAGAATAACGAAGCAGAATGCCTGAAAATAGTAGACATGATTAATCAGTCTGGTGCTACTGTACTAGCGATTGGCGTGGGAGCACCAAAACAGGAAAAATGGATTGCTCTCTATAAAGAGAAGCTATCTAATATTAAAATTTTTCTGGCATTAGGTGCAACGTTAGATTTTGAAGCTGGACATAAAAAAAGAGCACCACAATGGATGAGTGTTGTTGGGGTTGAGTGGTTACATAGATTAATGTCTGAACCTCAAAGACTGTGGAAAAGATATTTAGTGGATGATTTACCATTTTTTTGGTTAGTGGTGAAACAAAAGCTCAATTTCTACAGTCAACCATTTAAGAAAGTGGGTTCTAGTTTGAATGAAGTAACACAAGAATACTTTCGGGAAACTTTACTGAAATCATAGTTAATTCTCACAAATAGTATTAGCAAAAAATGTAGGGTTAATTCATTAATTAATCCTACATTACTAATTCACCCCAAACCCCTCCCCGTAAACGGGGAGGGGCAATAATTAAGCATAATTTTACAAAGAATTGGTACAAGTTCTGAAGAAGATAGAAGAGGGTACACTGAATTTGGTAAAGGGCTAGAAACCCTTCTTTTTATCCTTTTACCATCTACTTTTTGCTATGGTGACTGAGTATTCCGATAATAAATTCCTCTACCATTTGTACCAATAAAAACTAGTCCAAATTGCTGTTTACTTGCTTCCATGACGTTAGGTTTGTTACCTATTGGTTGGGATCGATCGCTAATAGCAGTCCAAGTTCTACCTCTATCTAAAGAGCGAAAAATACCTTCACTTTTGCCGGAAACTTTGCCATATAAATAGAGTGCAGGTATTTTACTTCCTTGGGGTGGTTTACCTAAAGCAAATAAATAAGCTCTTTCGACTGTGGGAATTTTAGTAAAGTTTTTGCCACCATTTGTAGAGCGGAATAAGCCATCTTTATCTAGGCTTAACCAAAGTTCGCCTTTAACTCCGGGAGCGGTTTTTAAAGCGTGCCAGCGATCGCGCAGCAAAGATTCATTAACAATTTCAAAATTAGCGCCTCCGTCGGTACTGCGATACAATTTGCCGCTAGCATAATAATAAAATGTTTTACCATCAACCGGATCGGCGGCTAAAGGTTGCGCCCAATTCCAAGGGCCTTTTGCTCCTTTTGGCAAGGTAGAAATTTCGCTCCAGTTTTTTCCGCCATCCTTAGTAATTAAAGGTTTTTCATCACTAATAGTTACTAAGAAAACGTCAGGATTAGTTGCCGAAACTGCTACTCGTAACGGCATCTTTTTCTCTGGAAAGTTTGGTAATTTCTGCCAACTTTTCCCTCCATCATTAGAAATTGCACCACCAAAAGTTTTGTTCCAACGTTTCCCACTAATTCGTACTATTCTTAATGGATTCTTTTCCTGATATGCAATTCCATAAGTATCTTGAAATGAAAGGCCATTCCCACCGAATTCTTGCTGCGGAAACCTGTCTAATCCATCTTTATGATTAAACCCATCTACATCAGCCATGCCACTAAGTAAAACTGAACCTTTGGGCGGAGAAACTAAAGCAAATGTGACTAACTCTTCATGTCCTTGCTGATAATTTCTCCAAACAACTGGATTAGATTTAATATTTTCCGTTTGCCAAATTCCGTACCAATCTGTTAACCAAACTCTATCCTTTGTATATGGATCGAAGGCAAGAGAGGAAATCCAAGGTTGTCTGAGCATAATCCCATTCCACCAAGGAACAGTACTATTCATTGAACGTTGAATTTCTGTCCAATTGTTTCCCCCATCTAAGGAACGATAAATTTTTGTCCCAGGTCTTTCTCCCAACGCTACTAATATTTCTTCGGGATTATTGGGATTGATACTAATAGCATTGAATACAGCTTTCACGTTTTTTGGGGTAATATTTTGCCAAACATTATCCTGATATTTGCTAACACCTTGTTCACCCTCGCTTGTAACGTATAAAGTGCCGTCAGGACTAATAGCAATCCGTCTTACTGACTGAGGACTACCTGAAAGTTTCTGCCAAGTAACACCTGTATCTGTAGATTTATAGATACCATCTCCGTAAGCGTTGGCATAAACTAAACCTGACTTTTTACTATCAAATAAAATAGCCGAAATTCCGATATCTTTTTCTGGTGTACCGAGAAAAGATGTAACTTTAGTCCAACTTTTTCCAGCATTTACTGATTTCCATAAGCCATCGCGTCGAGAGCCAAAGAAAATAATGTCGGAATTAAAGGGATTAACTGCTAATCTTTCACCAGCCCAACGTTTTTTTTGGTTGCCACCCATTGGCAAATCTATGTTTAATTTAGTCCAAGTTTGACCGCGATCGCTAGATTTAAAAATACTACCTTTTTCCCATAAATATTTTCCCGCAGCAATGTAAACAATATTCGGATTTTTCAGATCGAGTGCTAAAGCTTCGCCGCCATAATAGTTACTTTGGGATAGGGAAAAATGGTCAGTTAGCGGTATCCAACTTTGATTTTGGGGATTCCAACGATAAAATCCACCTACATCTGTTTTGATGTAAATAAGATTTTTTTCTAAGGGGTGTAAAAATATTCCTGTAACGTAGCCACCACCGCCGATCGATACGTTTTTCCATTTAGTAGATGCAGTTACTCTTTGTTGCGCCACAATAGCTGCATTTGGTGGTGCTAGGGAATGGAAAAAATGGTTAACAGCTTTGATTTGC from Phormidium ambiguum IAM M-71 carries:
- a CDS encoding murein transglycosylase A, with the protein product MRKSLTLISLNVGLLMIAYGCLLAFWQQSVNINPVSSNLLIPELPDPKILLRDAPKPPKSLPVLLPVKTLLPDYIGIDEQIWGENQQDGDRIALLKSIDNSLRYLSSPQAITDYQKYKIPGVTRDRIIRSLTRFRQLVRTSRNAAELWSAVQKEFVLYQSIGRDGLGNVLFTAYYEPLYEASRTPTAEYRYPIYRLPANLKSWAKPHPTREQLEGKDGLQGNKGKLKGLELFWLRDRFDAYLIHIQGSAKLRLTDGKITTVGYAGNTAYNYSSIGKALADDGKLPLENLTMPVILQYFQQNPQELDNYLPRDRSFVFFQENYGRRATGSISVPLTADRSIATDKSIMPPGALALIHAPFPFAKDGEPKMQFNTVSRYVLDQDTGGAIKGAGRVDYFVGTGKIAGERAGMTVSNGYLFYLLLKQ
- a CDS encoding CHASE2 domain-containing protein, translated to MRKLAQRLKEDRRVWISFSIVASGLIGLRLMGLLQFGEWEAFDQFFRLRPPLLADERILIVGIQEADIQQIGSWPIPDRNMSELITKISSLKPRAIGLDIYRDLPVPPGHTEWLEVAQTTPNLVGIEQLGTKNSPGVEAPPVLQQKGQVGFNNVIVDPDGKVRRNLLYWHIKDRPRTSFALKLALHYLQAKNIKPESAKNSNRYLQLGQAVFKRFEPNDGGYVRTDAGGYQILGNFQGPAGSFRTVSLAQMLSGEVPAEWVRDRIVLIGSTAESLKDLFLTPHSTGFFLSASQPISGVELQANFISQILNAAEGKTVLFQVWPEWLELLWILVWTWLGAIFIWRSSSVKLSVLYLFLASFSLFIISYFAFLIGWWLPFIPPMLGLLGSATLITSFVAHLKEELKRSKEFLQNLIDAIPDPIFVKDKHHRWIVLNQAYCKFIGHPLDQLLEKTDFDFFPHQEAKNFWHQDQLVFQSGKATENEEKFTNSQGITHHIATKRSLHKDPAGNVFLVGVIRDITERKQLEEHLKRTAAELVRSNTELKLSEDRLRYLAYHDTLTGLPNRKLFHERLSQSIEWAHHNHQLVALLFLDLDGFKLINDTKGHDIGDLLLQTVAERLKRCLRSSDTVSRLGGDEFTVILSGIPSLPDIAKVADKILTTINQPFILQGHKIRISTSIGISVFPLNGEDIETLIKNADTAMYSAKELGKNNYTFC
- a CDS encoding WecB/TagA/CpsF family glycosyltransferase, whose translation is MKSVNILNLSIDNLSKVELLDKLESGGVVFTPNVDHLIKLQKDQEFYKAYDIATYKVCDSQIVMYASKFLGTPLKEKISGSDLFPAFYNYYKDNENIKIFLLGAAEGVAKKAQEQINHKVGRNMIVASYSPSFGFENNEAECLKIVDMINQSGATVLAIGVGAPKQEKWIALYKEKLSNIKIFLALGATLDFEAGHKKRAPQWMSVVGVEWLHRLMSEPQRLWKRYLVDDLPFFWLVVKQKLNFYSQPFKKVGSSLNEVTQEYFRETLLKS
- a CDS encoding VPS10 domain-containing protein; this encodes MAYWQAIAKDLLTCLAIFAVLLFTANIVLNSLPRFGLKKSSFTSQSIRFLIIFIATIISLQQIKAVNHFFHSLAPPNAAIVAQQRVTASTKWKNVSIGGGGYVTGIFLHPLEKNLIYIKTDVGGFYRWNPQNQSWIPLTDHFSLSQSNYYGGEALALDLKNPNIVYIAAGKYLWEKGSIFKSSDRGQTWTKLNIDLPMGGNQKKRWAGERLAVNPFNSDIIFFGSRRDGLWKSVNAGKSWTKVTSFLGTPEKDIGISAILFDSKKSGLVYANAYGDGIYKSTDTGVTWQKLSGSPQSVRRIAISPDGTLYVTSEGEQGVSKYQDNVWQNITPKNVKAVFNAISINPNNPEEILVALGERPGTKIYRSLDGGNNWTEIQRSMNSTVPWWNGIMLRQPWISSLAFDPYTKDRVWLTDWYGIWQTENIKSNPVVWRNYQQGHEELVTFALVSPPKGSVLLSGMADVDGFNHKDGLDRFPQQEFGGNGLSFQDTYGIAYQEKNPLRIVRISGKRWNKTFGGAISNDGGKSWQKLPNFPEKKMPLRVAVSATNPDVFLVTISDEKPLITKDGGKNWSEISTLPKGAKGPWNWAQPLAADPVDGKTFYYYASGKLYRSTDGGANFEIVNESLLRDRWHALKTAPGVKGELWLSLDKDGLFRSTNGGKNFTKIPTVERAYLFALGKPPQGSKIPALYLYGKVSGKSEGIFRSLDRGRTWTAISDRSQPIGNKPNVMEASKQQFGLVFIGTNGRGIYYRNTQSP